A portion of the Chryseobacterium tructae genome contains these proteins:
- a CDS encoding nuclear transport factor 2 family protein — protein sequence MNKIILIRFFLLAICFVSGARYHSQSKTYEPVSKELYNTIIKKDSLLFSAANAGDISTLKTFFTKDLEFFHDVGGLAGYDETIDNFERVAKNYGYTRRILVPKSVEVYPIKEYGAIQTGLHQFCRLENKKLINCGTFKFVHIWKQTPDGWKISRVISYGH from the coding sequence ATGAACAAAATAATATTGATTCGATTCTTCTTATTGGCAATATGCTTTGTATCAGGGGCTAGATACCATTCACAATCCAAAACTTATGAACCCGTTTCAAAGGAACTTTATAATACGATTATAAAGAAAGATAGTCTTCTTTTCAGTGCAGCCAATGCAGGAGATATTAGTACGCTTAAAACTTTTTTTACTAAAGATCTTGAATTCTTTCACGATGTCGGAGGTTTAGCAGGATATGATGAGACCATTGATAATTTTGAAAGAGTAGCCAAAAATTATGGATACACCAGAAGGATTCTTGTTCCTAAGAGTGTTGAAGTATACCCAATAAAAGAGTATGGAGCAATACAAACAGGTCTTCATCAGTTTTGCCGTCTGGAAAATAAAAAATTAATTAATTGTGGAACTTTCAAATTTGTACATATTTGGAAACAAACTCCTGATGGCTGGAAAATTTCGAGAGTAATCAGTTATGGACATTAG
- a CDS encoding serine hydrolase domain-containing protein: MSNFPGLSLSVKTASGNYTLVAGDAVINEKPMVASALHYMQSISKTFTAVAVLKLKEEGKINLDARVNTYLLDICNHLPNGNIITVRQLLTMTSGLPDYLDNDQFLNDAVTGPLPMTSEQVLSYIYNQPAKFAPGTSFGYCNINYHLLALIIDRVTPNGHRKYITDKIINTIGLSSTYYIAGSASITAPQGTTASYLEIDGAFIDMSHLQLGTVLTFIGDDGIVASVQDIAGFYYKLLHDKTVLSPASLEEMKVAVSDQGTPIYGLGLYFYKTNSGLQAIGHEGSGIGAGAYAFYFPSKNTSVVLCTNAGTLTDAIKEKQLRTLYEEITGILLE, encoded by the coding sequence TTGTCCAACTTCCCGGGCTTAAGCCTTAGTGTAAAGACAGCTTCCGGGAATTATACCCTGGTTGCAGGAGACGCGGTAATTAATGAAAAGCCGATGGTTGCTTCTGCCCTTCACTATATGCAGAGTATTTCAAAAACCTTTACCGCAGTGGCTGTCCTAAAACTGAAAGAGGAGGGCAAAATTAATCTCGATGCCAGGGTAAACACCTATCTTCTTGATATTTGTAATCATCTGCCAAACGGAAATATCATTACAGTAAGGCAACTGCTTACGATGACATCAGGCCTTCCTGATTATTTAGATAACGATCAGTTTTTAAACGATGCTGTTACAGGGCCACTGCCTATGACGAGCGAACAGGTATTGAGCTATATATACAATCAACCTGCAAAATTTGCACCCGGTACTTCATTTGGGTATTGCAATATAAACTATCACTTGCTGGCTCTTATTATAGATAGGGTTACTCCAAACGGGCATCGAAAGTATATTACGGACAAAATAATTAACACCATTGGACTTTCCAGCACCTATTATATAGCGGGCTCGGCAAGCATTACGGCTCCTCAGGGGACGACGGCCAGCTATCTGGAAATAGATGGTGCTTTTATCGATATGAGCCACTTGCAGTTGGGTACAGTCCTTACGTTCATTGGTGATGACGGTATTGTGGCTTCTGTTCAGGATATCGCGGGATTTTATTACAAGCTGCTCCATGACAAAACGGTATTGTCACCCGCATCACTGGAAGAAATGAAGGTTGCGGTGAGTGATCAGGGTACTCCGATATATGGTTTAGGGCTGTATTTTTATAAAACCAATAGTGGCCTGCAAGCCATCGGCCACGAAGGTAGTGGGATCGGAGCCGGTGCCTATGCTTTTTATTTTCCTTCCAAAAATACCAGCGTCGTCCTGTGTACAAACGCGGGAACGCTTACCGATGCTATAAAAGAGAAACAATTACGAACATTGTATGAGGAAATTACAGGGATATTGCTTGAGTAA
- a CDS encoding patatin-like phospholipase family protein, translated as MKALVISGGGSKGAFAGGVAEHLIEHHKNDYELFVGTSTGSLLIPFLALGDIQRIKKLYTTIEQSDIFTVCLFKITKKNGKVKVGINHLGIIRQFIKRQKTLGDSTNLRNLIRNSFTKQDFERIKELKKEIVVTVANLTTQQIEYKSSNEHRYEDFCDWIWASSNMVPLMSLCQKNRNEYADGGFGNLIPLQHALEKGASSIDTIVLRLEKTSYNNPPLQNVLDVFARTTDFMLNQIASDDLIISQLEAATTNVHINFFFINRILTTHSFIFDKEEMTKWWQEGLELFQTTECKSLLLKAKPVDL; from the coding sequence ATGAAAGCATTGGTCATTTCAGGAGGAGGGAGCAAAGGTGCTTTTGCTGGTGGGGTAGCTGAACATCTTATAGAACATCATAAAAACGACTATGAACTCTTTGTAGGAACTTCAACCGGAAGTCTTCTGATTCCTTTTCTGGCTCTTGGAGATATCCAAAGAATTAAAAAGTTGTATACCACCATCGAGCAGTCCGATATTTTTACGGTTTGTCTGTTTAAAATAACGAAGAAGAACGGTAAAGTAAAAGTAGGGATCAACCATCTTGGGATTATCAGGCAGTTTATAAAAAGACAAAAGACATTAGGAGACAGTACCAACCTCAGAAATCTTATCCGCAATAGTTTTACAAAGCAGGATTTTGAAAGAATAAAAGAACTGAAAAAAGAAATTGTAGTCACAGTAGCCAACCTTACAACGCAGCAAATAGAGTATAAGTCTTCTAATGAACACCGTTATGAGGATTTCTGCGACTGGATCTGGGCTTCATCCAATATGGTTCCTTTGATGAGCTTATGCCAGAAAAACCGAAATGAATATGCCGACGGAGGCTTTGGAAACCTTATCCCTTTACAGCATGCCCTGGAAAAAGGAGCATCATCCATAGATACCATTGTATTGCGGCTGGAAAAAACGTCATACAATAATCCACCTCTCCAGAATGTATTGGATGTTTTTGCCCGTACCACAGATTTTATGCTGAATCAGATTGCCAGTGACGATCTTATTATTTCACAGTTGGAAGCGGCAACCACCAACGTACACATCAATTTCTTTTTTATCAACAGGATACTCACCACCCATTCATTTATATTTGATAAAGAAGAGATGACGAAATGGTGGCAGGAAGGACTGGAGCTTTTCCAAACCACCGAATGCAAAAGTTTATTGTTAAAAGCGAAGCCTGTTGATCTATGA
- a CDS encoding lysozyme inhibitor LprI family protein: MAKRDFIQEIKAIKSRTEFNSRHDFSSRLNHIEYALSEFINYNGDYNIEILKYIPISTVACFEAFFKSIVKEFVDFGEPYNKNVSNFNQSKNIKLDFEIIAAIQTKSITVGELVGHILSFNNFEDINSNLSVIIGKDFLDELKNFNKTSVYKISNILNDSRRNRIPEIVKSIKDTYEFRHIFCHEFATNINIEKDVIIKNFNNCKDFLELVNNFVWEILYPNSPETQIEMNEEADNSFKQKDEELNLLIEFIIHNKENVDEDHSMNIELFKTSIQKWKKYRESVALYRASSFKGGSMYHLIHSSALKQITEEKIESIKSEFEIFLRKNNYN; the protein is encoded by the coding sequence TTGGCAAAAAGAGATTTTATACAAGAAATAAAGGCAATAAAATCTAGAACAGAATTTAATTCTAGACATGATTTTAGCTCGAGACTTAATCATATTGAGTATGCATTAAGTGAGTTTATTAATTATAACGGAGATTATAATATTGAGATTTTAAAATATATACCAATTTCAACGGTTGCTTGTTTTGAAGCTTTTTTCAAATCAATAGTAAAAGAGTTTGTAGATTTCGGAGAACCATATAATAAAAATGTTTCGAATTTTAATCAATCAAAAAATATAAAATTAGATTTTGAAATAATTGCAGCTATACAAACAAAGTCTATAACTGTAGGAGAGCTTGTAGGTCATATATTGTCATTCAACAATTTTGAGGATATAAATTCAAATTTATCGGTTATTATTGGTAAAGATTTTCTAGATGAACTTAAAAACTTTAATAAAACTTCAGTATATAAGATTTCAAATATTTTAAATGATAGTAGAAGAAATCGTATACCAGAGATTGTAAAAAGTATAAAGGATACTTATGAATTTAGACATATTTTTTGTCATGAATTTGCTACAAATATAAATATAGAAAAAGATGTAATTATTAAAAATTTCAACAATTGTAAAGATTTTTTAGAGTTAGTCAACAATTTTGTTTGGGAAATTTTATATCCAAATTCACCTGAAACCCAAATAGAAATGAATGAAGAAGCAGATAATAGTTTTAAACAAAAAGATGAAGAGTTAAATCTTCTAATTGAATTTATTATTCATAATAAAGAAAATGTTGATGAAGATCACTCAATGAATATTGAACTGTTTAAAACAAGTATTCAGAAGTGGAAAAAATATAGAGAATCTGTGGCTCTATATCGCGCTAGTTCTTTTAAAGGAGGTTCTATGTACCATTTGATTCACTCATCTGCGTTGAAACAAATTACAGAGGAAAAAATTGAAAGTATAAAGAGTGAATTTGAAATTTTTTTAAGAAAAAACAATTACAATTAA
- a CDS encoding FRG domain-containing protein encodes MEELLSFSTKIRKDGFSPYLAFFRGQINDWPIKPSITRNPDLSDADILEKEKIFFENYNEETLKINVLEHFDKDYTKYAQEWHNLFQAQHLGFYTRLTDWSQDFNSAMFFAIDDESKTYINHDGVIYLYECPYYGDQLINFQREEDYKFFNQNPFDLDKAYMVKHHSQFPDDFENYAGEIRRFRQDGSFIILTSEDINKPIEEIPYINHYLTKIYISPAVKAEISNYLDEGFKEFIYFASTEDNTTEVERIRKITSESNNKIYWNK; translated from the coding sequence TTGGAAGAATTACTCTCTTTCAGCACAAAAATAAGAAAAGACGGATTCTCTCCATACTTAGCATTCTTTAGAGGGCAGATCAATGATTGGCCAATAAAACCAAGCATTACCAGAAATCCTGACCTCAGTGATGCTGATATTCTTGAAAAAGAAAAAATCTTTTTTGAAAATTATAATGAAGAAACACTTAAAATAAACGTTTTAGAACACTTTGATAAAGACTATACCAAATATGCGCAGGAATGGCATAATCTATTTCAAGCACAACATTTGGGATTTTATACCAGGCTAACTGATTGGAGTCAAGATTTTAACAGTGCAATGTTTTTTGCAATTGACGATGAATCGAAGACATATATTAATCATGACGGCGTGATATACTTGTACGAATGTCCTTACTATGGTGATCAATTAATTAATTTTCAAAGAGAAGAAGACTACAAGTTTTTTAATCAAAACCCATTTGATCTTGATAAAGCTTATATGGTGAAACACCATTCTCAGTTTCCTGATGACTTCGAAAATTACGCTGGAGAAATTAGAAGATTTAGACAAGATGGAAGTTTCATTATTTTAACATCAGAAGATATTAATAAGCCGATCGAAGAAATTCCTTATATCAATCATTATTTGACAAAAATATATATATCACCAGCAGTAAAAGCTGAAATTTCTAACTATTTAGATGAAGGTTTTAAAGAATTTATTTATTTTGCTTCAACTGAAGATAACACAACAGAGGTAGAAAGGATTAGAAAAATAACTTCTGAAAGTAATAATAAAATTTATTGGAATAAATAG
- a CDS encoding GNAT family N-acetyltransferase produces the protein MGEVYLLHRENFNNHAQLNNNIVIREVLSKTEAEDLLEIQEIINNEISEEINLLSEKSLLELNSFRSEDLFFCLALEGERCVGYGYGNTDFEHKNMFYIDTVGVHPQYRNRKIGTEIKIRIIQKAFEKEQIKIVKAITQQNNFTTIDINNKLGFKKTEPLK, from the coding sequence ATGGGAGAAGTATACCTTTTACATAGAGAAAACTTTAATAATCATGCACAATTAAATAATAATATTGTTATTAGAGAGGTTCTCAGTAAAACAGAAGCTGAAGATCTTTTAGAGATCCAAGAAATAATTAATAATGAAATTTCTGAAGAAATAAATCTCTTATCCGAAAAATCATTATTAGAATTAAACTCGTTTCGTTCAGAAGATTTATTTTTTTGTCTGGCTTTGGAGGGTGAAAGATGCGTTGGCTATGGATATGGAAATACAGACTTTGAACACAAAAATATGTTTTATATAGACACAGTTGGAGTTCATCCTCAATACAGAAATCGTAAAATTGGTACAGAAATCAAGATTAGAATTATACAAAAAGCTTTTGAAAAAGAACAAATAAAAATCGTTAAAGCAATAACTCAGCAAAATAATTTTACTACTATAGATATTAATAATAAATTAGGCTTTAAAAAAACTGAGCCATTAAAATAA
- a CDS encoding helix-turn-helix domain-containing protein, whose amino-acid sequence MTDINEKICSYITKKWLIPWLQEGKSQNSFAKSHGVEESTIRKIKSEETYRIPVETLFKICEARKISLSDFFKLINE is encoded by the coding sequence ATGACAGATATAAACGAAAAAATTTGTTCATACATTACAAAAAAATGGTTGATACCTTGGCTTCAAGAAGGCAAGTCACAAAATTCTTTTGCCAAAAGTCATGGTGTAGAAGAAAGTACCATTAGAAAAATTAAAAGTGAAGAAACCTACAGAATACCTGTTGAAACACTTTTTAAAATATGTGAAGCAAGAAAAATTAGTTTATCTGATTTCTTTAAACTTATAAATGAATAA
- a CDS encoding LysR family transcriptional regulator: protein MDLQQLKYFLALAKELHFWNTSAKMNITQSALSRNIQSLESELGVQLFYRDKRNVKLTPAGKFLQEKWGEELSQMESFHQLARQIHLGEYGTIRIAHPDSISSSVLPDFVKRVSAAFPNLNLELFQLTNEIQEDYLKNYKIDLAFSRDINTYSGINEKKLCQENLSLVVPEDHHFKTLSDISAETLKEQKFLLTTGDDGSSYNVLVQEVLDFYTINPDSYIRCEFGSTIISLIKNGLGISILPHSYHLHQNTGIHFIPLPFVTDLYIQWRKDDPNPILKNILELV, encoded by the coding sequence ATGGATTTACAACAGCTCAAATATTTTCTGGCATTAGCAAAGGAACTTCATTTCTGGAATACGTCGGCGAAAATGAATATTACACAATCTGCATTGAGCCGGAACATTCAGTCTTTAGAGAGTGAACTGGGTGTTCAGTTGTTTTATCGTGACAAACGAAATGTGAAGCTTACTCCTGCAGGAAAATTTTTACAGGAGAAATGGGGTGAAGAGCTTAGTCAAATGGAGTCTTTTCATCAGCTAGCCCGACAAATTCATTTAGGCGAATATGGAACGATAAGAATTGCACATCCCGATTCTATTTCCTCTTCCGTTTTACCTGATTTTGTAAAAAGGGTTTCTGCTGCTTTTCCCAATCTGAATCTGGAATTGTTTCAGCTTACTAATGAGATTCAGGAGGATTATCTTAAAAATTATAAGATAGATCTTGCTTTTTCCCGTGATATCAATACGTATTCAGGAATTAATGAAAAGAAATTATGCCAGGAAAATCTGTCTTTAGTAGTTCCCGAAGATCATCATTTTAAAACCTTATCTGATATTTCGGCAGAAACATTAAAAGAGCAAAAATTTCTTTTAACCACAGGAGATGATGGCAGCAGTTACAATGTATTGGTTCAGGAAGTTCTTGATTTTTATACAATCAATCCTGATTCTTATATTCGCTGTGAGTTTGGATCTACCATTATTTCATTAATTAAAAACGGATTAGGTATTTCGATTCTGCCGCATTCTTATCATCTTCACCAAAATACCGGAATCCATTTTATACCACTCCCCTTTGTTACCGATTTGTACATCCAATGGCGAAAAGACGACCCTAATCCAATTCTTAAAAACATTCTGGAATTAGTTTAA
- a CDS encoding DUF2182 domain-containing protein — MKRSNANRNLISYSVWSFSIICWFILLFNPGNLLTAAHCQMNLCNGSSVSLKMILKINPFSEMMTGWILIVLAMMLPKLIIPIQSIINQSFKSMSFLLVILFITGYVLMWTVTGFLLNIFIIFVSIQMPGSFIPAVIFGIITLIWQFSPVKQKCLNRGHYHPVLAAWGSKAYQDAFSFGITHGFWCVGAGWALMLLPMLLPQGHHLAMLIVTFIMLSEHMEHPQAPRWRIDLRLKLLRIIIPENPIRR; from the coding sequence ATGAAAAGATCAAATGCTAATCGGAACCTCATAAGTTACAGTGTATGGAGTTTCAGCATTATCTGTTGGTTTATCCTGCTTTTCAATCCCGGCAATTTGCTTACAGCAGCACATTGTCAGATGAATTTATGTAACGGAAGCAGCGTTTCATTAAAAATGATCCTCAAAATAAATCCTTTCTCTGAAATGATGACCGGATGGATATTGATAGTATTGGCCATGATGCTTCCCAAGCTTATTATTCCTATTCAGAGCATCATTAATCAAAGTTTTAAAAGTATGAGCTTTTTATTGGTCATTCTTTTTATAACAGGATATGTTTTGATGTGGACTGTAACCGGGTTTTTATTAAACATTTTCATCATTTTTGTGAGTATTCAGATGCCTGGATCTTTTATTCCGGCAGTTATTTTTGGAATCATCACCTTAATCTGGCAATTTTCTCCCGTTAAGCAAAAGTGCCTTAACAGGGGACATTATCATCCAGTTTTGGCAGCGTGGGGTTCAAAAGCTTATCAGGATGCTTTTTCATTTGGGATTACTCACGGTTTCTGGTGTGTTGGCGCAGGCTGGGCATTAATGCTTCTCCCGATGTTATTACCACAAGGACATCATTTGGCGATGCTGATCGTCACTTTTATTATGCTGAGTGAGCATATGGAACATCCGCAAGCTCCCCGTTGGCGTATAGATTTGAGGTTGAAATTACTGAGAATCATAATCCCTGAAAATCCTATCAGACGTTGA
- a CDS encoding tyrosinase family protein, with product MKKFLRKNAWNQEGTFDNPDLYWYARAVAEMQSRKLDDPTSWWFFAAIHGENFAGDPDGIDWNTIKAPPKVPTSPFPSKDIKDKYWNQCQHQTWYFAPWHRGYLMALEIQIRAIVIELNGPDDWALPYWNYFGGEKENKIPPAFTRPFLDRDTPNPLFVTERHGPDNDGNIYIKLFKDGKPRVTQNCELKTVYTGNQNCFGGPETDFSHYGTIFPEESLETNPHNFVHNDVGGVVKGNEGLMSDPNAAALDPIFYLHHCNIDRMWASWNARGNKNPSEKKWLGDPKEIGEREFVMPLLDGKEWTYTPNDVTNLDLLDYSYDDLKTKVEPAAADTTSERLRKLGIPILDDAQLTESTMDNNEKPTELVAANQGSFEIKNAVTKTTVNFSDKGLKKVSTSLLRASADEIPDRIYLVLENVKGNINANTLEVSVNNQHIGFISLFGLRNASLDDSHGGGNGLSFSLDITNIIDELHLENDLENLKSLDVAITPDNEILSDTKITVGRISVYREKQ from the coding sequence ATGAAAAAATTCTTACGAAAAAACGCGTGGAATCAGGAAGGAACGTTTGATAATCCCGATTTATACTGGTATGCAAGAGCAGTTGCTGAAATGCAATCCAGAAAATTGGATGATCCGACGAGCTGGTGGTTTTTTGCTGCCATTCACGGTGAAAATTTTGCCGGGGATCCTGATGGTATTGACTGGAATACTATTAAAGCTCCGCCAAAGGTACCTACAAGCCCTTTTCCGTCTAAAGATATAAAAGATAAGTATTGGAATCAATGTCAGCACCAAACCTGGTATTTTGCCCCATGGCATCGTGGCTATCTTATGGCTTTGGAAATTCAGATCAGAGCAATAGTGATAGAACTTAATGGGCCTGATGACTGGGCTTTACCGTATTGGAACTATTTTGGTGGAGAGAAAGAAAATAAAATACCTCCGGCATTTACTAGGCCGTTTTTAGACCGCGATACTCCTAATCCTCTTTTTGTTACAGAAAGACACGGCCCTGATAATGACGGAAATATTTACATCAAATTATTCAAGGACGGCAAGCCAAGAGTTACACAAAATTGTGAACTTAAGACAGTATACACTGGTAATCAAAATTGTTTCGGAGGGCCTGAAACTGATTTTTCACATTATGGAACGATATTTCCTGAAGAAAGTTTAGAAACCAATCCTCACAATTTTGTTCATAATGACGTAGGAGGAGTTGTTAAAGGAAATGAAGGTCTTATGTCTGATCCTAACGCTGCAGCACTGGATCCTATCTTTTATCTTCACCACTGTAATATTGACAGAATGTGGGCATCGTGGAATGCCAGGGGAAACAAGAATCCATCAGAGAAAAAATGGCTGGGAGACCCGAAGGAAATTGGAGAACGTGAGTTTGTAATGCCTTTACTTGATGGAAAAGAATGGACGTATACTCCCAATGATGTAACCAATCTTGATCTTTTGGATTACAGCTATGATGATCTTAAAACAAAAGTAGAACCTGCCGCTGCCGATACGACTTCTGAAAGATTGAGAAAACTAGGAATTCCGATTTTGGATGATGCTCAACTAACTGAATCTACTATGGATAATAATGAGAAACCAACAGAATTAGTCGCTGCCAACCAAGGTTCTTTTGAAATTAAGAATGCAGTAACCAAAACTACCGTTAATTTTTCTGATAAAGGATTAAAGAAAGTTTCTACAAGCCTTTTAAGAGCTTCTGCAGATGAAATTCCTGACCGTATCTATTTGGTTCTGGAGAATGTGAAGGGAAATATCAACGCCAATACGCTTGAAGTTTCTGTAAACAATCAACATATAGGATTTATATCGCTTTTTGGACTTCGCAATGCATCACTGGACGATTCTCACGGAGGAGGTAACGGACTTAGCTTTTCTTTAGACATTACCAATATCATTGATGAGCTGCATCTTGAAAATGATCTTGAGAATCTAAAATCTTTAGATGTTGCCATTACTCCTGATAACGAAATCTTATCCGATACGAAAATTACAGTAGGAAGAATAAGTGTTTACAGAGAAAAACAATAG
- a CDS encoding PIG-L family deacetylase — protein MFKKVSTVFILGFYTVFCSAQQVRPSKSSEIYRELKTLKQLPKVLYLAAHPDDENTGLLSWLINDQNVETGYLSLTRGDGGQNLLGTEQGAALGLIRTHELLEARKLDGAQQFFTRAIDFGFSKNTTDTFKQWNADSITADVVWVIRKFRPDVIICRFPPTAAAGHGQHAASAVVAEKAFKLAGDKNAFPDQLKYVNVWQPKRVLWNTFRFGGVNTTAENQLKVTVGQYDAQLGMGYGELAGLSRSLHKSQGAGTQSVAGIRTEYFSHVIGEPAKTTLFDGVVKTWTSQGNTDIDQSLDTIISAFNFNNPDLSLPALLALRKKVMALKDGDQKKDKLKSLDSIILSCAGFMGEVVTNQAEAVAGEHYNFRLNLISRAASPVVLENVKWLGQSESLNRKLSKDSLITIQHDIQIPADAALTEPYWLAKPATNAATFSVPNDTLVGLPEAESPLNVLLGLKIGSENFEVQLPLSFKKLDPVRGDVVEALRIVPALELKFTQPLYVAKEMKIYI, from the coding sequence ATGTTCAAAAAAGTAAGCACTGTATTTATCCTTGGATTTTATACGGTTTTTTGTTCGGCCCAGCAGGTCCGGCCTTCAAAATCATCTGAAATTTACCGGGAACTCAAAACCCTTAAACAGTTACCTAAAGTTTTATACCTTGCCGCTCATCCTGATGATGAAAATACAGGATTACTCTCCTGGTTAATTAACGATCAGAATGTAGAAACGGGCTATTTGTCTTTAACGAGAGGAGATGGTGGTCAGAATTTATTAGGTACAGAACAAGGTGCTGCATTGGGCTTAATAAGAACGCATGAGCTTTTAGAGGCAAGAAAGTTAGACGGTGCTCAACAGTTTTTTACCCGTGCGATTGATTTCGGATTCTCTAAAAATACGACCGATACCTTTAAACAATGGAATGCAGACAGCATTACGGCGGATGTAGTCTGGGTAATCCGTAAATTCCGTCCTGATGTTATCATTTGTCGTTTTCCTCCTACTGCTGCGGCAGGCCACGGGCAACATGCAGCTTCGGCTGTAGTTGCTGAAAAAGCTTTTAAGCTGGCAGGTGATAAAAATGCTTTTCCAGATCAGCTAAAATATGTCAATGTATGGCAACCCAAACGCGTATTATGGAATACTTTCCGCTTTGGTGGGGTCAATACAACAGCTGAAAATCAACTGAAAGTTACCGTTGGGCAATATGATGCACAATTGGGAATGGGCTATGGTGAGCTGGCAGGATTAAGCAGAAGTTTGCATAAAAGCCAGGGGGCAGGAACACAATCTGTAGCTGGTATCAGAACTGAATATTTTTCTCATGTTATTGGTGAACCGGCAAAAACAACACTTTTTGACGGAGTGGTGAAAACCTGGACTTCACAGGGGAATACTGACATTGATCAATCTTTAGATACAATTATTTCTGCTTTCAATTTCAATAATCCGGATCTTAGTTTGCCTGCTTTACTTGCTTTGCGAAAAAAGGTGATGGCGCTAAAAGATGGAGATCAAAAAAAGGATAAACTTAAATCTCTTGATAGTATTATATTAAGCTGTGCCGGATTTATGGGTGAGGTGGTTACCAATCAGGCTGAAGCTGTTGCCGGAGAGCATTATAATTTCAGGTTAAATTTGATTTCAAGAGCTGCAAGTCCTGTTGTTTTAGAAAATGTAAAATGGTTAGGTCAGTCAGAAAGCTTGAATAGAAAACTATCCAAAGATTCTTTAATTACCATTCAGCATGACATTCAGATTCCTGCTGATGCAGCACTCACAGAACCTTACTGGTTGGCAAAGCCAGCTACGAATGCGGCAACATTCTCTGTTCCTAATGATACTTTAGTCGGTTTGCCTGAGGCAGAATCACCATTGAATGTCTTGCTTGGTTTAAAAATCGGTTCTGAGAATTTTGAGGTTCAACTTCCTTTATCTTTCAAGAAATTAGATCCTGTGCGTGGGGATGTCGTAGAAGCTTTGCGTATTGTTCCTGCATTGGAACTGAAATTTACACAACCCTTGTATGTGGCCAAAGAAATGAAGATTTACATTTGA